The Populus alba chromosome 6, ASM523922v2, whole genome shotgun sequence genome contains a region encoding:
- the LOC118052987 gene encoding nascent polypeptide-associated complex subunit alpha-like protein 1: protein MTTAQSQEELLAAHLEQQELKHGEPTVEDEDDEDESDEDDEDYDDKDDEGKGDVGGRGKQSRSEKKSRKAMLKLGMKPLPGVSRVTVKKSKNIMFVISKPDVFKSPNSDTYIVFGEAKIEDLSSQLQTQAAEQFKAPNPSTSASQPEPSSTAQDDEDVDETGVEPKDIELVMTQAGVSRSKAVKALKSADGDIVTAIMELTN, encoded by the exons atgacGACTGCTCAGTCTCAAGAAGAACTCCTTGCTGCTCATCTTGAACAACAAGAACTCAAA CATGGTGAGCCTACAGTTGAGGACGAAGACGATGAGGATGAATCTGATGAGGATGACGAAGATTATGATGACAAGGATGATGAAG GGAAAGGAGATGTGGGCGGCCGGGGTAAGCAGAGCAGAAGTGAAAAGAAGAGTCGTAAGGCAATGCTGAAACTTGGAATGAAGCCACTCCCAGGTGTCAGCCGAGTTACAGTAAAAAAGAGCAAGAAT ATCATGTTTGTTATCTCAAAACCTGATGTTTTCAAGAGCCCCAATTCAGACACATACATTGTCTTTGGGGAAGCAAAGATTGAGGACTTGAGCTCCCAACTACAGACCCAGGCTGCTGAGCAGTTCAAGGCACCTAATCCAAGTACGTCCGCATCACAGCCTGAGCCATCGTCCACGGCTCAAGATGATGAAGATGTAGACGAGACTGGCGTGGAGCCCAAGGATATTGAGTTGGTGATGACACAAGCCGGGGTTTCCAGATCAAAGGCTGTGAAAGCTCTCAAGTCTGCAGATGGTGATATCGTTACTGCCATCATGGAATTAACAAACTGA
- the LOC118052986 gene encoding probable E3 ubiquitin-protein ligase RHC1A, which yields MSSSRNTHWCYSCRRPVRLRGRDAACPYCSGGFVQELDDMHRINPLDFFGMDGDDDHDNMFGLMEAFSAFMRQRMADRSHNHDVRSRSDSIPEHNPGFGPLLIFGGQIPFRLSGNGGFEALFSGSPGVAFARGNAGDYFVGPGLEELFEQLSANDRRGPAPATRSSIDAMPTVKITQRHLRTDSHCPVCKDKFELGSEARQMPCNHLYHSDCIVPWLVQHNSCPVCRQELPPQGSSSGHSYQSSGSRSRNSNYSGRENSREGRRNPFSYLWPFRSSNSSSNHDETPGSSSPTMHENNHQMGYSGWPFN from the coding sequence ATGTCAAGCAGCAGAAATACCCACTGGTGTTACAGCTGCAGGCGGCCAGTTCGACTGCGAGGGCGAGATGCAGCTTGCCCCTACTGCAGCGGAGGATTTGTCCAAGAACTTGATGATATGCATCGCATCAACCCGTTGGATTTTTTTGGAatggatggtgatgatgatcATGACAATATGTTTGGGCTCATGGAAGCTTTCTCAGCCTTTATGAGGCAACGAATGGCTGATAGAAGTCATAATCATGATGTTAGATCTAGATCAGATTCAATTCCTGAACATAATCCAGGTTTTGGTCCTCTGTTGATCTTTGGTGGCCAAATTCCTTTTAGGTTGTCTGGAAATGGTGGGTTTGAAGCTCTCTTTTCTGGGTCTCCTGGTGTTGCCTTTGCAAGAGGTAATGCCGGTGATTATTTTGTAGGCCCTGGACTTGAAGAATTGTTTGAACAGCTTTCTGCTAATGATCGGCGAGGCCCTGCCCCAGCAACCAGGTCATCAATTGATGCGATGCCCACTGTTAAGATCACACAAAGGCATCTTCGCACTGATTCACACTGTCCAGTTTGCAAAGATAAATTTGAGCTGGGGTCTGAAGCAAGGCAGATGCCATGTAATCATTTATACCACTCAGATTGCATAGTTCCATGGCTAGTCCAGCACAACTCATGCCCTGTTTGTCGGCAGGAGCTACCACCGCAAGGATCGAGCAGTGGACACAGTTATCAAAGCTCAGGCTCTCGAAGCAGAAACAGCAATTATAGTGGAAGGGAGAATAGTAGGGAAGGAAGACGCAATCCATTTTCTTATCTGTGGCCCTTCCGCTCATCCAATTCGAGTTCTAACCATGATGAGACTCCTGGAAGCAGCTCACCAACCATGCATGAAAACAACCACCAGATGGGGTATTCAGGATGGCCTTTTAACTAG